GCGATCAGTTGGTGGCTGTTGCGACTGATTCGCATCGGTTAGCGCAACGAACCCTGACATTGCCGAGTGCAAGTACCACCAATTACGACATCATTATTCCCGGTAAGAGCCTCACCGAATTGAGTCGGATGCTGAGCGAGGATGTCGAAAAAATCGAAATCCGGATTGCCGAAAATCAGGTTTTGTTCGTTTTCGGTCAAACCGCCTTTTATTCCCGGTTGCTTGAAGGCAATTACCCGGATACGAGCCGCCTGATTCCAACGTCGAGCAATACGCAAGTCGAATTCGACGCGCCGGTCCTGTTGGCATCCATTCAGCGTGCTAGCTTGCTGAGTCACGCAAGCAGCAATAACGTGGTTCGGTTAGTGCTCAACATTGCGGATCAAAAAGCCACGATTTACGGCAATTCGCCTGATGTCGGGAATGTCGAAGAAGTCCTTACCTTTAATAAGTTGACCGGCGAGGATCTCGAAATCTCCTTCAATCCTGACTACATGAAGGACGCGCTCCAAGGCTTTGGCCAAACCGCCATCGAAGTTGACTTCACCGCCCCGTTGCGCCCATTCACCTTGGTACCGACGGAAGACAAGGAAAAGTTCATCCAACTTATTACGCCAGTGCGGACGTTCTAAAGCGCGACGGAGCAACTATAAGTACCGAGCATAAAGAGGCTGAGTCATAATTCATAGCCACAATAAAGGACGAACATACTCTGCAGTGATTAGAGGGTATGTTCGCTTTTTTATTTTCCTGAGGTAGTCCGGTGGAATTATTTTAGATATGAGTGCCAAGGCGGAGCAATCGTAGGCCAGAGGGGGCTCAGCTGTGAAATTGTACTAGCCGGGCGATCTTCCCGGCGTAGTACAAGGCCTAGCTTTGAGACTCAGCGGGCTTTGCTGAGGCTCAAAGTCGTGCCCACAGCGTTCCAGCCCCCTCTGGCCGGAGATTGCGGAGTTTGGCGCGGCAAGAAACTTATTGCCTAAAACTTTTTAATCGTTCGGAATTTACTAATCTGTTAACGTTCGTACAAAATTATGCTTCATCCTCTTTTTTCAGCAAAGTTCACCGCCATTACGTCATTTATAAACAAGCCCTCCATAACTAAGCATCCTTAAAAATGGCTTTAGGCTAGGCTAAAAACAGTAGAATTGAAAATTTGGCTGTTTTTGGGCTTTTTAAGGGTTTTTAGTCTAGGTGGGCGTCTTGGTGTTAAATTGGCTCAGAGCCGCTTAAATGCCCGTTTAGAATTGTTTTTTAATGTACAAAAGGGTATAATTGTTATGTGTTCATCTGCGGCAAAGCGCGATTTGATGCGATTTGCCGGTACTTTTCGGATTGGAGGGCGACGACGATGACAACCATCAAAATCACGACCGCATTTTTGACATTGGGTCAGTTTCTGAAAGAAGCCGGTCTCATTGATAGCGGTGGTGCAGCTAAGTGGTATCTAGGCGAGAATCCGGTAACCGTTAACGGTGAAGCCGAAAACCGTCGTGGCCGGAAATTATATCCGGATGATCAGATTGAAGTTGCCGGTCAGACTTATGTGATCGTGAGCGCATGAAGCTGGACCATTTGACATTAAAGAATTATCGCAATTATGCCACCGTCGATACGGATTTTTCTCCGGAAATCAATGTCCTGATAGGCGAGAATGCGCAAGGCAAGACCAACTTGCTTGAAGCGATTTACGTCTTGGCATTGGCCCGCAGCCACCGAACCAATAGTGACAAAGATTTAATTCGGTTTGGCAGCGATTTTGCGCGGGTTTCCGGACGGATTTCCCGGCAGAGCGGCACCCATCAGTTGGAGCTTGTCATCAGTCATCAAGGCAAACGGGCCCGAATTGATCGGATCGAACAATCGAAACTGTCGCAATACTTAGGACATTTCAATGTCATTTTGTTTGCCCCTGAGGACTTGGCGATCGTT
Above is a window of Lacticaseibacillus casei DSM 20011 = JCM 1134 = ATCC 393 DNA encoding:
- the dnaN gene encoding DNA polymerase III subunit beta, with amino-acid sequence MKFTITRSTFLKTLNDVARAISTKTTIPILTGLKIVLTDTGLVLTGSDADISIESRINIADENNDLQIDSTGEIVLPARFFSEIVKRLPEDKMTLEVKDNFQTVITSGASEFTINGMDANNYPRLPEITADEALTVPAEVLRQLINQTVIAVSNQESRPILTGVHFTIMGDQLVAVATDSHRLAQRTLTLPSASTTNYDIIIPGKSLTELSRMLSEDVEKIEIRIAENQVLFVFGQTAFYSRLLEGNYPDTSRLIPTSSNTQVEFDAPVLLASIQRASLLSHASSNNVVRLVLNIADQKATIYGNSPDVGNVEEVLTFNKLTGEDLEISFNPDYMKDALQGFGQTAIEVDFTAPLRPFTLVPTEDKEKFIQLITPVRTF
- the yaaA gene encoding S4 domain-containing protein YaaA, coding for MTTIKITTAFLTLGQFLKEAGLIDSGGAAKWYLGENPVTVNGEAENRRGRKLYPDDQIEVAGQTYVIVSA